A part of Verrucomicrobiota bacterium genomic DNA contains:
- a CDS encoding adenylate/guanylate cyclase domain-containing protein, whose protein sequence is MMIPFGSRQVLWPWTMSCAASPRSTCLTRRQIFGLFSARPIGSTNPSDFPPSITPSRQPLTASASLYGIALEWKENPFEWSAPDYYEVHRNFHGGPWSDAVMGMRFAAVAPKQTRVTVFSSITPRNVLGSLMAKSVVSPKSSQDMQKIMLHASQHLSNRVEPMLPNLAATPNREEALQLGLKQLHASAAPKDLSRRLEIWLRQSPDSALTHIRPWVIAREWTADPWKVLSLFLEATRAGLFEFRWEVLCPNCRSTRGEHLKTLAAVPSHSHCELCQIRFDARFDQSVELKFSVHSSIRPVPHAVYCLTGPGDKPHIVGQAIVPPAADKDWTLNSFAAPLRLRSPNVTGTLDLTPEWMASGHGWVVRADPQGFATARGAGKPGCIQLQNRLPHPVQFVFERTAWNQDILTAAQVSGWQEFRDIFPAEVLSPHEQITVGSQVFVFTDLKGSTALYEEIGDPQAYGRVRDHLVTLIRAVRESHGAVVKTLGDAVMAVFGTLTDGLNALDSMHRGLAEGFNQPRQHKPLVLKSSLHAGPCLAVNANGKIDYFGSTVNRAARMVECSSGQDFVVADSVFHRPEMGDWISKHSATAEPLEVKFRGIDPPAKVWRIKAGSTPP, encoded by the coding sequence TTGATGATTCCCTTTGGTTCCCGCCAGGTTCTCTGGCCATGGACGATGTCGTGCGCAGCGAGTCCACGTTCGACCTGCCTCACTCGGCGGCAGATCTTTGGTCTGTTCTCAGCAAGACCGATTGGCTCAACCAATCCCTCGGACTTCCCCCCGTCCATTACTCCATCAAGGCAGCCCCTCACGGCGAGCGCCTCGCTCTACGGCATCGCATTGGAATGGAAAGAGAACCCGTTCGAATGGTCCGCACCCGATTATTACGAGGTGCATCGAAACTTCCACGGCGGTCCATGGAGCGACGCGGTGATGGGGATGCGATTCGCCGCGGTCGCCCCCAAACAAACCCGCGTCACCGTCTTCAGCTCCATCACTCCTCGCAATGTTCTCGGCTCGCTGATGGCCAAATCTGTCGTGAGCCCCAAGTCCAGCCAGGACATGCAGAAGATCATGCTCCACGCCAGCCAGCATCTGAGCAACCGCGTGGAGCCGATGCTGCCCAACCTGGCCGCCACCCCGAATCGAGAAGAAGCCCTCCAACTGGGCTTGAAACAGCTCCATGCCTCCGCAGCCCCGAAAGACCTCTCCCGGCGACTCGAAATCTGGCTGCGGCAAAGTCCAGACTCCGCCCTCACGCACATCCGCCCTTGGGTCATCGCGCGGGAATGGACCGCGGATCCTTGGAAGGTCCTTTCGCTTTTTCTGGAGGCGACACGAGCGGGGCTCTTCGAGTTTCGTTGGGAAGTCCTCTGCCCGAATTGTCGATCCACCCGCGGGGAACACCTCAAAACACTCGCTGCAGTGCCTTCCCATTCGCACTGCGAATTGTGCCAAATCCGGTTCGATGCGCGCTTCGACCAATCCGTCGAACTCAAATTCAGCGTCCATTCCTCCATTCGTCCCGTTCCCCATGCCGTCTATTGCCTCACCGGACCCGGAGACAAACCTCACATCGTCGGTCAAGCGATCGTGCCTCCGGCTGCCGACAAGGATTGGACTCTGAATTCTTTCGCGGCACCACTGCGGCTCCGCTCCCCCAACGTCACGGGAACGCTGGATTTGACGCCGGAATGGATGGCGTCCGGTCACGGATGGGTGGTTCGAGCCGACCCTCAGGGCTTCGCCACAGCTCGGGGAGCGGGGAAACCCGGCTGCATCCAATTGCAAAACCGGCTGCCTCACCCCGTGCAATTCGTGTTCGAGCGCACGGCGTGGAACCAGGACATTTTAACCGCGGCACAAGTCAGCGGTTGGCAGGAATTCCGGGATATCTTTCCCGCTGAAGTCCTCTCGCCCCATGAGCAGATCACCGTCGGCAGCCAGGTGTTTGTCTTTACCGACTTAAAAGGATCGACCGCACTCTACGAAGAGATCGGGGACCCGCAGGCGTATGGAAGGGTGCGCGATCACCTCGTGACGCTCATCCGCGCGGTGCGCGAGTCCCATGGAGCCGTCGTCAAAACCCTTGGCGACGCCGTCATGGCGGTGTTCGGCACCCTGACGGATGGCCTGAATGCCCTGGATTCGATGCATCGCGGACTCGCGGAGGGGTTCAACCAACCCCGCCAGCACAAGCCGCTCGTGCTCAAGTCCAGCCTGCACGCCGGGCCATGCCTGGCTGTCAACGCGAACGGGAAAATCGATTACTTCGGCAGCACCGTGAATCGCGCCGCTCGCATGGTGGAGTGTTCCTCCGGCCAGGATTTTGTCGTGGCCGACTCGGTCTTTCACCGTCCGGAAATGGGGGACTGGATTTCCAAGCATTCCGCCACCGCTGAGCCCCTCGAAGTCAAGTTCCGCGGCATCGATCCACCCGCCAAAGTCTGGCGCATCAAAGCAGGGTCAACGCCGCCATGA
- a CDS encoding CRTAC1 family protein codes for MRSKNKPGRGALAGIGILAAAALAAILLNLPAPRKSSPDQTISNSGTPPLSPSSPDSNRLAIQAFQQLEAERLERDRTLWAPEIKALEYGAFVVNLWNSLRDSNRTEAAISHLPFNRLWVPSNSSTTRRNDRWNSEWTDYPAASIAWSPEDWRRKVETWLKAGWRLTQSEWHHTRFQPASAKHPARSTIDFDFHLIQHAGALETRAAWSGSLEVAWSSDDSSRATPVPDEIRVLKLQTQQRTGSPLFQPRFDQNITMSTANKDQRLLVEDLNADGLPEILLPGPANILWNHGHFDFREESLWPQGHRQDSFACLLCDFDRDGRHDLLVADRTGILFYRGMGRPGFAIPATRLWSAPEPLENPFVLTAGDVDRDGDLDFWLGQYKPPMMAGQMPTPYHDANDGFPSYFLLNEDHSRLVDATHRAGLGDLRRRRTYGASFVDLNGDRRLDLLVVSDFAGADLHLNRGGGRFESTPTHLPGDTKSFGMSLVVSDFNADGNLDFWMAGMHSDAADRLDALELTDPRFPEDLTIRPRLNFGNRLFLAKEKKLVQSEPPGMGALRRTGWTWGASAFDADLDGNVELLVVNGHLSGESVDDYDSEYWRHDVHTGTSEPNRAVDWVLNASMGKWAARGGSYGGHQFNRFLARNDRGVWQDRSWISGLALTEDCRNLVTADLDLDGRIDAVLTTQEVGKGFRQRLKIYAGQGPPGNWIGFRIPPTVARRSPLGAVAKLTEKSGRRQVRSLLVGDSFLSQHPISVHFGLGDGGVEKFEIEFPDGHVESFDQSATGRWQSLPER; via the coding sequence ATGCGATCTAAGAACAAACCGGGCCGGGGCGCCCTGGCAGGAATTGGCATCCTCGCGGCCGCCGCGCTTGCCGCGATCCTCCTCAACCTGCCCGCCCCTCGGAAATCCTCGCCGGACCAAACGATTTCCAACTCAGGAACGCCACCCCTCTCCCCCTCCAGTCCCGATTCCAATCGCCTGGCCATCCAGGCCTTTCAGCAGTTGGAAGCCGAACGTTTGGAGCGAGATCGGACGCTCTGGGCGCCCGAGATCAAAGCGCTCGAGTACGGTGCCTTCGTGGTCAACCTGTGGAACTCGCTGCGAGATTCCAATCGAACGGAGGCTGCAATTTCGCACCTTCCCTTCAACCGCCTCTGGGTTCCTTCCAACTCATCCACCACGCGACGGAATGATCGATGGAACTCCGAATGGACCGATTACCCCGCGGCCAGCATCGCCTGGTCTCCGGAGGACTGGCGGAGGAAAGTGGAGACGTGGTTGAAGGCCGGTTGGCGCTTAACCCAATCCGAATGGCATCACACGCGCTTCCAACCCGCATCTGCGAAGCATCCAGCCCGCTCCACCATCGACTTCGATTTCCACCTGATCCAGCACGCCGGAGCCCTGGAAACTCGCGCCGCCTGGTCAGGATCACTCGAAGTCGCCTGGTCCTCCGACGATTCCTCCAGAGCCACACCAGTGCCGGACGAAATCCGCGTCCTCAAACTCCAGACCCAGCAGCGCACCGGCTCACCACTTTTCCAGCCACGCTTCGACCAGAACATCACCATGTCCACGGCCAACAAAGATCAAAGACTCCTGGTCGAGGATCTCAACGCGGATGGACTGCCGGAGATCCTGCTGCCCGGACCCGCGAACATCCTCTGGAATCACGGCCACTTCGATTTCCGCGAGGAATCCCTGTGGCCCCAGGGGCACCGGCAAGACTCCTTTGCCTGCTTGCTCTGCGATTTCGATCGGGATGGACGCCATGATCTCCTGGTGGCGGATCGCACCGGGATTCTCTTTTACCGCGGCATGGGCCGGCCAGGCTTCGCCATCCCGGCCACACGCCTCTGGTCGGCTCCGGAACCCTTGGAAAACCCCTTCGTGCTGACCGCGGGTGACGTCGACCGTGACGGCGATCTCGATTTCTGGCTTGGACAGTACAAGCCGCCGATGATGGCCGGGCAAATGCCAACCCCCTACCACGATGCCAACGACGGATTTCCCTCTTACTTCCTGCTGAACGAAGATCATTCCCGCCTGGTGGACGCAACCCATCGAGCCGGCTTGGGCGATCTCCGTCGTCGCCGGACTTATGGTGCCTCGTTCGTGGACCTGAATGGGGATCGACGCCTGGACTTGCTCGTGGTGAGCGATTTTGCCGGGGCCGACCTCCACCTCAATCGGGGCGGTGGCCGATTCGAATCCACCCCCACCCACCTCCCCGGCGACACCAAGAGCTTCGGCATGTCACTGGTCGTTTCCGATTTCAACGCGGACGGGAACCTCGACTTTTGGATGGCGGGCATGCACTCCGATGCGGCGGATCGCCTGGACGCACTGGAACTCACCGACCCGCGCTTCCCGGAGGATTTGACCATCCGGCCACGCCTGAATTTCGGAAACCGGCTCTTCCTGGCGAAAGAGAAAAAGTTGGTGCAATCCGAACCCCCTGGGATGGGAGCGCTTCGTCGTACCGGCTGGACATGGGGCGCCTCCGCGTTCGATGCCGACTTGGATGGAAACGTCGAACTCCTCGTCGTCAACGGCCATTTGAGTGGAGAGAGCGTGGATGATTACGACTCGGAATACTGGCGGCACGACGTCCATACCGGAACCTCAGAACCGAACCGCGCCGTGGATTGGGTGTTGAATGCTTCCATGGGGAAATGGGCGGCGCGCGGGGGTTCCTACGGTGGACACCAGTTCAATCGGTTTCTGGCCAGGAACGATCGTGGTGTCTGGCAGGATCGGAGTTGGATTTCCGGACTGGCCCTGACCGAAGATTGCCGAAATCTTGTCACCGCAGATCTCGACTTGGACGGCCGGATCGATGCCGTGTTGACCACCCAAGAGGTGGGAAAGGGATTTCGGCAGCGATTGAAGATTTATGCCGGCCAAGGACCACCGGGAAATTGGATCGGTTTCCGCATCCCCCCGACCGTCGCCCGTCGCTCACCTCTCGGCGCCGTGGCCAAACTGACCGAAAAGTCCGGGCGCCGACAAGTCCGCTCGCTCCTCGTGGGCGACTCATTTCTCTCTCAACACCCGATTTCCGTTCACTTTGGACTGGGTGATGGCGGAGTCGAAAAGTTCGAGATCGAATTCCCCGATGGCCATGTTGAATCCTTTGACCAGTCCGCAACAGGCCGCTGGCAGAGTTTGCCGGAACGTTGA